The Sorangiineae bacterium MSr11367 genome window below encodes:
- a CDS encoding DUF6531 domain-containing protein encodes MSVDVITGAVVDTTRDVWLEAPTPFAFRRHYSSANHDRDRGIGWGHTHGFDCSLRVSIDNGIRYTGFDGTSVAFPLLMSDGARSARRGHVLERVTANWFRLHQPDGDVLEFEFFRTSQPARLAAVSRPEGTTKLYYDDAGLLAYCTDCLARTIRVEWVYLPDPHGRVAPTPHVASLVLVPPIASDPTAPQRTLVAYQYDPHGRLVGGVDAYRHSFVFEYDAQTRLSRRLDQRGYAFVYEYDSTGRCIHSGGEDGVDEVRLEYLPGVTTLVRADGGPWVYEHTSGFLERIVDPYGGEHQRVLDAEQRLLEETDPAGRTLVTLRDPNGKAVARRDAKGQVWPLGKSPAEPGHRVASTAREWEYGGIVPATHGLPIRRYMELDGLPRFAVSALSPPSSGDPFLDISERWSESTVRDVNGLRLWIQRADGSRRSWSYDANGLPSRFTDFDGGSWRFTRASWNHLREITDPLGAVTELLHSRREELLRVVDPSGVTSEYAWDLRNRLVGVQRDGRVRETYAYGSDDELEEKVDALGNWLLRWKREDEGRKVTLSVASGETHHLTYSAARRLRSARVETADGRQDQYAFAQDHEGRRLLDTRNGMGVQRRFEGARLGEVRVLDRFVSTYAWRFRDRCEIVDPTGARHQIHRCRGGIVRRKMSNGASEITQFHPHGHCLAKLVYFDENKRWERYFDRSGEADVLAIRDSARGVTRYTYDAAHRLDTEILPSGVKRTFTHSPGGDLVAAPGLQSVNTHRHRLLSANGSDFEYDHRGHMCTRRAPTGAVHLCRDALDQLVLVHGAGWGRWTARYDVLSRRIETNFNGQCTTFFWDGDRLAAEVLPGGMTRVFVYADEVALVPLMFVDYPDRHADPKDGVRYFVFANHLGAPEMIQDDGGNVVWRARYEAYGTAHVEVGADFHQPLRWAGHYFDAATGLQYCRFRYYSPELGRFIETDPDGIRGGFNLHAYAAESNPLRDVDVRGLGCKDGKPGEEDEEGRPKRESTNKEKALPAEDDLQQRIAASRLAEQRATQAKKDRNEDKCFSADGPEADLTKSGWKHEDGSGVKNVSTDDVRKQCDKNGHTLTNGGANDHGEHGRYFASHAEKQQAVAEPGAPLGVTHPMCPDCQKFFRQQAQYMGKPQVVTDPKMTRVFNPDGTVTMHHPDGTTTTDPKFKPF; translated from the coding sequence GTGAGCGTCGACGTCATCACCGGAGCGGTGGTCGATACGACGAGGGATGTGTGGCTCGAGGCGCCCACACCGTTTGCATTTCGACGGCACTACAGCAGCGCGAACCACGACCGGGACCGCGGAATCGGTTGGGGCCATACCCATGGTTTCGATTGCAGCCTTCGCGTTTCGATCGACAATGGCATCCGCTACACGGGATTCGACGGCACGAGCGTCGCGTTTCCGCTCTTGATGAGCGATGGGGCGCGCTCGGCGCGGCGCGGACACGTCCTTGAACGCGTGACCGCCAATTGGTTTCGGCTGCACCAGCCGGACGGCGACGTGCTGGAGTTCGAGTTCTTTCGAACATCGCAGCCGGCGCGCCTTGCCGCCGTATCGCGTCCCGAAGGCACGACCAAGCTCTATTACGACGATGCCGGCCTACTCGCTTATTGCACGGATTGTCTAGCACGCACGATTCGCGTCGAATGGGTTTATTTGCCCGACCCCCATGGGCGAGTTGCACCAACCCCGCATGTCGCGTCATTGGTGCTGGTCCCGCCGATCGCGAGCGATCCGACTGCCCCGCAGCGCACCCTCGTTGCCTACCAGTACGACCCCCATGGTCGCTTGGTGGGCGGTGTCGATGCGTATCGCCATTCCTTCGTCTTCGAGTACGACGCGCAGACGCGCCTGTCGCGCCGCCTGGATCAACGTGGATATGCATTTGTCTACGAATACGATTCGACGGGCCGCTGCATTCACTCCGGCGGCGAAGACGGCGTTGACGAAGTCCGGCTCGAATACCTCCCGGGCGTAACAACCCTCGTACGAGCCGACGGTGGCCCCTGGGTCTACGAGCACACGAGCGGTTTCCTGGAGCGCATTGTCGACCCATATGGCGGTGAGCATCAGCGCGTCCTCGATGCCGAGCAGCGCTTGCTTGAAGAGACCGATCCCGCAGGTCGAACCCTCGTCACGCTTCGCGATCCGAACGGAAAGGCGGTCGCCCGCCGCGACGCCAAGGGACAGGTCTGGCCGCTGGGAAAGTCGCCCGCGGAGCCCGGCCACCGCGTCGCGTCGACGGCGCGCGAGTGGGAGTACGGCGGAATCGTGCCGGCGACCCACGGTCTTCCGATACGCCGTTACATGGAGCTCGACGGCCTGCCGCGCTTCGCAGTCAGCGCACTTTCGCCTCCCTCATCGGGCGACCCCTTCCTCGACATTTCCGAGCGGTGGAGCGAGTCAACCGTGCGCGACGTGAACGGACTTCGGCTCTGGATCCAGCGCGCCGACGGCTCCCGCCGCTCCTGGAGCTACGACGCCAATGGCCTTCCCTCGCGCTTCACGGATTTCGACGGCGGGAGCTGGCGCTTCACGCGCGCGTCTTGGAATCATCTGCGCGAGATCACCGACCCACTTGGCGCCGTCACCGAGCTCCTGCATTCGCGTCGCGAGGAATTGCTTCGGGTCGTCGATCCGAGCGGCGTCACGAGCGAATACGCATGGGACTTGCGAAACCGCCTTGTGGGTGTCCAACGAGACGGTCGCGTGCGCGAGACGTACGCGTACGGCTCCGACGACGAGCTCGAAGAGAAGGTCGACGCACTCGGCAACTGGCTTCTTCGCTGGAAACGCGAAGACGAAGGCCGAAAGGTCACACTGTCCGTTGCAAGCGGCGAGACGCACCATCTCACCTACAGCGCGGCTCGCCGTCTCCGGTCCGCGAGGGTGGAGACGGCGGACGGCCGACAAGACCAGTACGCCTTCGCGCAGGATCACGAGGGGCGGCGACTCCTGGACACGCGCAACGGGATGGGCGTGCAGCGGCGGTTTGAGGGCGCTCGCCTCGGCGAAGTGCGCGTGCTTGACCGTTTTGTATCCACCTACGCGTGGAGATTTCGGGACCGGTGCGAGATCGTGGATCCAACGGGTGCACGCCACCAGATCCACCGCTGCCGGGGTGGAATCGTTCGGCGAAAAATGTCGAACGGCGCCTCCGAAATCACCCAGTTTCATCCTCACGGACATTGCCTCGCCAAGCTTGTCTACTTCGACGAGAACAAACGGTGGGAGCGGTACTTTGATCGCTCGGGGGAGGCCGATGTCCTGGCCATCCGAGACAGCGCGCGAGGTGTCACGCGATACACCTACGATGCGGCGCATCGTCTGGACACCGAGATCTTGCCATCGGGCGTGAAACGGACCTTCACTCACAGCCCAGGCGGAGACCTCGTGGCCGCGCCCGGCCTTCAGAGCGTCAACACACACCGCCATCGTCTTCTCAGCGCAAACGGCTCGGACTTCGAATACGATCATCGCGGACACATGTGCACGCGTCGTGCGCCGACGGGTGCCGTGCATTTGTGTCGCGACGCCCTTGATCAATTGGTACTCGTCCACGGCGCAGGCTGGGGACGTTGGACGGCACGATACGATGTTCTTTCACGACGCATCGAGACCAACTTCAACGGGCAGTGCACGACCTTCTTCTGGGACGGCGATCGCCTCGCGGCGGAGGTCCTTCCTGGAGGGATGACGCGCGTCTTCGTGTACGCCGATGAGGTGGCGCTCGTGCCGCTCATGTTTGTCGACTACCCGGACCGCCATGCAGACCCGAAAGACGGTGTCCGATATTTCGTATTCGCGAACCACTTGGGTGCGCCCGAGATGATTCAGGACGATGGCGGAAACGTCGTCTGGCGCGCGCGCTATGAGGCCTATGGAACAGCGCACGTGGAGGTCGGAGCCGACTTCCACCAGCCGCTACGGTGGGCGGGCCACTACTTTGATGCGGCGACAGGGCTCCAGTATTGCCGTTTCCGGTACTACTCACCGGAGTTGGGCCGGTTTATCGAAACCGATCCGGACGGCATTCGCGGTGGCTTCAACCTGCATGCGTACGCCGCCGAAAGCAATCCGCTCCGTGATGTCGACGTCCGAGGCCTTGGCTGCAAAGACGGTAAACCGGGGGAGGAAGACGAGGAGGGTAGACCGAAACGAGAGTCGACCAACAAGGAGAAAGCTCTGCCCGCCGAGGATGATCTGCAGCAGAGGATCGCCGCATCACGATTGGCGGAGCAGCGAGCCACGCAGGCAAAGAAAGACCGAAACGAAGACAAGTGCTTCTCCGCGGACGGGCCGGAAGCCGACCTTACCAAGAGCGGATGGAAGCATGAGGATGGGAGCGGTGTTAAGAATGTGAGCACCGACGACGTCCGGAAACAATGCGACAAGAATGGCCATACGCTGACGAACGGCGGCGCCAACGATCATGGTGAGCACGGCCGATACTTTGCAAGCCATGCTGAGAAACAGCAGGCCGTAGCGGAGCCGGGTGCCCCGCTCGGCGTGACCCATCCGATGTGCCCCGACTGCCAAAAGTTCTTCCGCCAGCAAGCCCAGTACATGGGCAAGCCGCAGGTGGTCACGGATCCCAAAATGACTCGCGTGTTCAATCCGGACGGAACGGTCACCATGCACCACCCCGATGGTACAACCACCACCGACCCCAAATTCAAACCCTTCTGA
- a CDS encoding immunity protein Imm5 yields MNPAELEEAVAAGEAALRAASDGALPLQHRRQIWLALGPVERQGNLVLVGEGAIRRSSLASAAVARVLPLWRSKWPNETTPEKLLSSVGEYIEGRLGRDDAIALADDFFATLEGEYPLEDSVTSVGQAAVIALKTPIFERGLDPEYAHCKADDELDPWGWDAAFAASIAAAEGAPWEQAGLADRRRDFWRWYLQQARMVAAEPLRWTSPRLHGG; encoded by the coding sequence ATGAACCCTGCCGAACTTGAAGAGGCTGTAGCCGCCGGCGAGGCAGCGCTGCGCGCTGCGTCCGATGGAGCCCTCCCACTGCAGCATCGCCGACAAATATGGCTCGCCCTGGGACCGGTGGAGCGGCAAGGCAACCTGGTCCTCGTTGGCGAGGGCGCCATCCGACGCTCGTCGCTTGCAAGCGCTGCGGTCGCGCGTGTACTTCCGCTGTGGCGCAGCAAGTGGCCGAATGAGACGACACCCGAGAAGCTGCTCTCCAGCGTTGGGGAGTACATCGAGGGTCGTCTCGGGCGGGATGACGCCATCGCGTTGGCGGATGATTTTTTTGCCACCCTGGAGGGTGAGTATCCTTTGGAGGATTCCGTCACCTCCGTGGGCCAAGCAGCGGTTATCGCGCTTAAGACCCCGATCTTCGAGCGCGGACTCGATCCCGAATACGCGCACTGCAAGGCTGACGATGAGCTCGACCCCTGGGGCTGGGACGCAGCCTTTGCGGCGTCGATCGCAGCGGCCGAGGGCGCGCCTTGGGAGCAAGCGGGATTGGCCGACCGCCGTCGCGACTTCTGGCGGTGGTACCTCCAGCAGGCTCGTATGGTCGCCGCCGAGCCCTTGCGCTGGACCTCCCCCCGCCTTCACGGGGGATAG
- a CDS encoding sigma-70 family RNA polymerase sigma factor → MPGSTTPKVPHLDPSVIARAVAGERSALDMLVRTLAPHVDRHLRRFPLLEEDRRDVLQVTLLRVVRCIHSFRGDSAFSTWLFRLTANEALMRLRSERRLRERFVTGLEVHELEALSASKRPSDHAPFVAASPGQDVRRALADLCDSDRGVLVAHHILGLGLQETAEHLALTESAVRSRLHRARKRLRTSLE, encoded by the coding sequence TTGCCCGGTTCGACAACGCCGAAGGTGCCGCACCTCGATCCTTCGGTCATCGCGCGCGCCGTAGCCGGCGAACGAAGCGCGCTCGACATGCTCGTTCGGACACTCGCGCCGCATGTCGACCGGCACCTTCGTCGCTTCCCCTTGCTCGAGGAGGACCGCCGCGACGTGCTGCAAGTCACCCTTCTGCGCGTGGTCCGGTGCATCCACTCCTTTCGCGGCGACTCGGCGTTCTCTACCTGGCTCTTTCGCCTCACGGCCAACGAGGCGCTCATGCGTTTGCGATCCGAGCGCCGCTTGCGTGAACGCTTTGTGACGGGCCTCGAAGTCCACGAGCTCGAGGCGCTCTCCGCTTCGAAGCGTCCGTCCGACCACGCCCCCTTCGTCGCGGCGAGCCCCGGGCAGGATGTGCGTCGCGCACTCGCCGACCTATGCGACAGCGATCGCGGCGTTCTCGTCGCCCATCACATTCTGGGCCTCGGTTTGCAGGAGACCGCGGAACATCTGGCGCTCACCGAAAGTGCCGTCCGCTCCCGGCTTCACCGCGCGCGAAAGCGTTTGCGGACCTCGCTCGAATGA
- a CDS encoding phage terminase large subunit family protein encodes MPREDGLGYEPFSFAGRRHMRRIYDSPSRRILLFCARQVEKSTLLGNSAITHSCLVAGHRTLYVSPSATQTKTFSVDRIKEPMQTSEVLRMFVSSALAQNVFEKQFKNLSKITLRYAFLNADRTRGIPAWRLLLDEFQDLLPDNIPIIEQCTSHAPERWKAYVYAGTPKSLDNVIEYYRAQHSTQGEWVVPCDAHGGEGGRYWNILGEKNIGKKGLICERCGGRIDPMHAAAQWANMVADAPFESFRIPQLMVPWKSWAEILLDYKRYPRDKFYNEVLGVSFDSGLRPLTSADLMLSCCADVRMSSEALETYRALSAGQAIVAGIDWGTGENSFTVLALGTYITTRFRIFYLHRFDRDEVDPPVQMVKIIEMLLYFRVAICGTDYGGGFDRNDQLVRKFGPQRIQKYQYFGRMRRKVEHDPKLRRWKVSRTEVMSDIFNAIKRQQFEFPRWPEFKEPFAQDMLNIYSEYNVSQRMTQYSHRPDKPDDSFHAILYCFLASMILVPRPDIIAPLREDRNRGAVRSSYSGPVYQG; translated from the coding sequence ATGCCGCGCGAGGACGGCCTCGGGTACGAGCCGTTTTCGTTTGCAGGCAGGCGCCACATGCGGCGCATTTACGACTCGCCTTCACGCCGCATCCTTCTCTTTTGCGCGCGCCAGGTCGAGAAAAGTACGCTTCTTGGCAATTCGGCCATCACGCATTCATGCTTGGTTGCCGGACATCGAACGCTGTACGTCAGCCCGTCGGCGACGCAAACGAAGACATTTTCGGTCGACCGCATCAAGGAACCGATGCAGACGAGCGAAGTCCTTCGGATGTTCGTCAGTTCCGCGCTGGCGCAAAATGTTTTCGAGAAGCAATTCAAGAATCTCAGCAAGATTACGCTGAGATACGCGTTTCTCAACGCCGACAGGACCCGCGGAATCCCGGCTTGGCGCCTTCTTCTCGATGAATTTCAAGACCTATTGCCAGATAATATTCCGATCATCGAGCAGTGCACGAGTCACGCGCCCGAGCGATGGAAAGCTTACGTATATGCAGGTACGCCGAAGAGTCTCGACAATGTGATCGAATACTACCGCGCGCAACACTCGACTCAGGGTGAATGGGTCGTCCCCTGCGACGCCCATGGGGGTGAGGGCGGGCGTTACTGGAATATCCTCGGCGAGAAGAATATTGGAAAGAAGGGCCTGATATGCGAGAGATGCGGCGGGCGGATCGACCCCATGCATGCGGCCGCCCAGTGGGCGAACATGGTGGCCGATGCTCCGTTCGAGAGCTTTCGAATCCCGCAGTTGATGGTGCCATGGAAATCGTGGGCCGAGATTCTATTAGACTACAAACGATATCCGAGAGATAAATTTTACAACGAGGTTTTGGGGGTCTCGTTCGATTCGGGGCTTCGCCCGCTCACCAGTGCGGATCTGATGCTCTCGTGCTGCGCTGACGTTCGGATGTCATCCGAGGCGCTCGAAACGTACCGTGCTTTATCGGCCGGTCAGGCCATCGTTGCTGGCATTGATTGGGGGACGGGCGAGAACTCCTTCACCGTGCTTGCATTGGGTACCTATATTACGACCCGCTTTCGCATTTTCTACCTCCATCGATTTGACCGTGATGAGGTCGATCCTCCCGTTCAGATGGTGAAGATTATTGAAATGCTCCTCTACTTTCGCGTCGCGATTTGCGGGACGGATTATGGAGGGGGGTTCGACCGAAATGACCAGCTCGTGCGCAAGTTTGGGCCGCAGCGCATCCAAAAGTACCAATATTTTGGGCGCATGCGGCGCAAGGTGGAGCACGATCCCAAGCTGCGACGCTGGAAAGTTTCGCGTACCGAGGTGATGTCGGACATCTTCAACGCGATCAAGCGGCAGCAATTTGAGTTTCCGCGGTGGCCCGAATTCAAGGAGCCGTTCGCACAAGATATGCTGAATATTTATAGCGAATACAATGTGTCGCAGCGCATGACGCAGTACTCGCACCGGCCGGATAAACCGGACGATTCCTTTCACGCGATCCTATATTGCTTTCTGGCATCGATGATTCTGGTCCCAAGGCCCGACATCATCGCGCCCCTGCGCGAGGACCGAAATCGAGGTGCGGTGCGGTCGTCGTACAGCGGGCCCGTGTATCAGGGTTGA
- a CDS encoding helix-turn-helix domain-containing protein: protein MAAQNIGSSWVSVEEATAMLNLSENGLRGWVRKGIVQVRYEGRKPYFPLEEISALAALRGTRTDVATGILLAQQALATTRRLADEVRELRTLAGLTRRPLDMTIEAACELSSQAEAAIQEDGPIPERELRAWADRFLDLDEAYLGWIAQVLHCNEPWKVFLDLGARLSARAEVSMRPRGGAEEGRLHAWVHLALARDHLRRVAYFYCRQKYGIRVAHRMVGDDLAERLLRLAAHTTKPARRKRARRRSRPQP from the coding sequence ATGGCCGCCCAAAACATCGGAAGCAGCTGGGTCTCCGTCGAGGAAGCCACGGCCATGCTCAATCTGTCCGAAAACGGACTGCGTGGTTGGGTGCGCAAAGGCATTGTCCAGGTTCGCTATGAAGGCCGAAAACCGTACTTTCCGTTGGAGGAGATCTCGGCGCTCGCCGCCCTTCGCGGAACAAGGACCGACGTCGCCACCGGCATTCTGTTGGCCCAGCAAGCGCTCGCGACAACCCGGCGACTTGCCGACGAGGTCCGCGAGCTCCGCACTCTGGCAGGGCTGACGCGAAGACCACTCGACATGACGATCGAGGCCGCCTGCGAGCTCTCGAGCCAGGCCGAAGCCGCGATCCAAGAGGACGGCCCGATACCGGAGCGTGAACTTCGCGCGTGGGCTGACCGATTCCTGGACCTTGATGAGGCCTATCTCGGGTGGATCGCACAGGTCCTCCATTGCAATGAGCCTTGGAAGGTGTTTCTGGACCTCGGGGCGAGGCTCTCCGCACGCGCCGAGGTGTCCATGCGCCCCCGAGGTGGCGCGGAGGAGGGGCGGCTACATGCATGGGTCCACCTTGCACTCGCGCGCGACCACCTTCGGCGCGTGGCCTATTTCTACTGCCGCCAGAAATACGGCATTCGAGTCGCGCACCGTATGGTGGGCGACGATCTCGCCGAGCGCCTCCTTCGGCTCGCCGCGCACACGACGAAACCGGCCCGCCGCAAACGAGCGCGACGCCGTTCCCGCCCTCAACCCTGA